From one Lotus japonicus ecotype B-129 chromosome 3, LjGifu_v1.2 genomic stretch:
- the LOC130744168 gene encoding uncharacterized protein LOC130744168, whose amino-acid sequence MELHEDALERKEIMDLLVNPGLMKTVNDIGRCFTHLVREFIVNIPTDCDGESSSEYMKVYVRGKCVNFSLEVVNEFLGRRPVARLDEEPELNRVAKTLTGKMVKKWPKKGLLPSGKLTTKYVVLFKIRWPPIISLTLKHAGSYAVRLSILFPSLLSELIVKQHPHVVRPDETQGNKPMPLKFDYRLFVGTHDPDIMLSAAKGPASTSGFQDQEEECGQAHLEIPAAAEEGNSEDIAENVEDDSVAHEEEEAQYETAGEEEDASERDNEETDAEEEEDVTGSTISSPRSTSL is encoded by the exons ATGGAACTTCATGAAGATGCCTTGGAACGCAAGGAAATTATGGATTTGTTGGTTAATCCAGGTTTGATGAAGACTGTCAATGACATTGGCAGATGCTTTACTCATCTGGTTAGGGAGTTCATTGTGAACATCCCTACTGACTGTGATGGTGAGAGCAGTTCTGAGTATATGAAGGTATATGTCAGAGGAAAGTGTGTAAATTTCTCTCTTGAAGTTGTGAATGAGTTTCTGGGAAGAAGACCAGTGGCTAGACTTGATGAAGAACCTGAATTGAATAGGGTTGCTAAGACCCTGACTGGGAAGATGGTCAAGAAGTGGCCAAAGAAAGGATTGCTCCCCTCTGGGAAATTGACTACAAAGTATGTTGTTCTTTTCAAGATTAGATGGCCACCAATCATCTCTCTG ACTTTGAAGCATGCAGGCTCTTATGCTGTGAGACTGTCTATCCTATTTCCAAGCCTTCTGTCTGAACTCATAGTCAAACAACATCCTCATGTTGTGAGACCTGATGAAACTCAAGGTAACAAACCTATGCCTCTCAAGTTTGATTATCGCTTGTTTGTTGGGACACATGATCCAGACATTATGCTATCTGCTGCAAAGGGTCCTGCCAGTACCAGTG GCTTCCAAGATCAGGAAGAAGAGTGTGGACAAGCTCATCTAGAGATTCCTGCTGCTGCAGAGGAAGGGAACAGTGAAGACATTGCTGAGAATGTTGAGGATGACTCAGTTGCTCATGAGGAAGAAGAGGCTCAGTATGAAACTGCAGGCGAAGAAGAGGATGCATCTGAACGGGATAATGAGGAGACTGATgcagaagaggaggaggatgtcACTGGCTCCACCATTTCTAGCCCACGTAGCACctctctttaa